CAGATATTCATTTGGTGTCATCCGCGTGAAGTCGAGCGTGCCATAGTCGGGGGCGATCGACGCGAGAACGAACCTCTCTTCTATCTGTATCGGAAATTCGGCTTCGTGATGGACGATGATCGAATGGAACAATTTCGTGCCCACGGACACCTCGAGCAGCGGCGCCGTCTCTACATTGGCGCGCTCTTCGCGGTTCTGGATCACGCGGGCGCGGTACGCATGACCGCGCTCCCGGATTTCCTCGGCGATGTTGCGGATTTCAATCATCTGGCCGATCGGCTTTGGCTCTGCGATGAACGATCCGCTGCCGGCGCGCCGCACGACGACGCCCGCCGCCTGCAACTCGCGTAGAGCGCGGTTCGCGGTCATCCGCGAAACGTCGAACTGCTGAACCAGCTCCGCTTCCGACGGCACCCGGTCTCCTGGGTTGAGGCGGCCGTCCCGCACTGCATCGCAAATGCTTTGCTTGATGGCGACGTACCGGGGCATCACCTCGCCTCCCGTCTCTTCGGGCGGCCGGGTTGCCTCGCGGGGCCGAGATTCTGAAGCGGGGGATTTTCGAGTGAGCGAAGGGTTCATAAGTCGTCTATACAACTTCGCCGACTCCCAGCTAGGTAAAACAGAATGTCACGCGCCGATTGCGCAAAAACTTGCGCGCCAAGCCACTCTCGGTGAGAGCGGGAGACTAATTGTCTCGATTCCGCTTGCGATCGGGAAAGTAGCGTGCCGGCGTTACACCGGTCAGTTCGCGAAACGAGCGGATAAAGTTACTCGCCGTCCCAAAACCGAGTTCGAGCGCGATCGATGTGACCGCCTCGCCCTGCGCCAGCCGCAAGAGCGCGGCCTTGAGCCGAATCTGGTTCCGAAACGCGGTAAAGCCTGTTCCGGTATCGCGTTGGAACAGCCGCGCAAGGCTTCGGCTCGAGATATGGAGTTGCTCCGACCAGGCTTCGAGGCTCCTCCGGTCGCCGGGATTGCGATCGAGTGCCGCGGCGATTTGCGCGATACGGGGCGCTGTGACCGACGGGATCGTCAGGGCAGGCGATATTTTCAACGCCATCTCGTCGGCGAAGAGGAAGGCCAGATGCCGCTGACGCGCCCCTGCGCCCGTGCCTGCGGCCGCAAAAATGATCTCGCGCATCAAGGGGCTCACGGAAGTTAGCCCGGCTTCTTTCGGCAGCCTCCGTAGAATGCTGCCGAAACAATATATGCTGTACATCTCGAAACCGCCCGAGGTCTCGACGCGATGCTCATGGTCCGCGGGCAGCCAAACGCCCTGCTGGGGCGGAACGACCCATTGTCCCTCACGGGTGTGCAATATCATGACCCCCCTGCTCGGGTATATCAGTTGGACTACTGGGTGCCGGTGCCACTCCCCGATGCTTCGTGCATGGAATGTGGCTCGTTCCACCTCGATCGAGACCGAAGGAGCATTCTTGTCGGATAGTGAATTCATTATGTCCTGATATCATCTATCGGACATAGTCTCCAACGCTCAGCATCGTCTTCGCAATCGACGGAGACCTTATGCGCCTACCCATGATGATCCAGTCCACGAAGCGTTCGTCCGCCGCCCGTCCCCATGGGGAATATAAGCGCCAATTGCTCGACGAAATTGTCGCTCTCAAGCCGGCAACCTTACTCGACGTCGGATGCGGCACGGGCGATCTTCTCGTCGCAGCGCGCGAAGCGGGCATCGCCCGCACTGTCGGGATCGAGCCGGAAACCCAAGCTTGCGTCCGCGCGCGATCCCGGGGTTTGGACGTCATTTCATGTCGTGCCGAAGCGCTGCCATTCGAAGACCGCAGTTTCGACGTCGTGACGCTCGATTATGTCGCACATCATACGGAGAATTTGCCGAGAGCATTGCGCGAGGCGTCGCGCGTCGCGCGCTGCGCCGTGCTCATCCTGGATTGCTGGTTCGACGACACCCTTGCTTCCCAGCGCGTCGCACGACGCTATGACAACTGGCTGAAGAGGCGCGACCGCAAGAGCGGATATGTGCACAACGCCTGCCCCACGGCGATCGAACTAATCTCTATGTTTGCAGCCGAAGAATTTTCGATCGACTATTTTTGCCGCCTTATCCTTTCGCCGCTCGACGTCGCCGAAGTCGAACGATCGGCCCGCGGTCTCCTGGAAAATGACGACGACCCGATCGGGAGGCTGGAACTGGAGGGCATTCTAGACGATGCCCGCCGCGACGGAATAAGCGATGATGGCTGCATCGTCGCTCGCTTTCTTCGCGACGGCGAAGCTGCAGACACCGCCTAGGCCCGAGAATGAAGGAGAGGCGATCATGTCGAGGCAAGCGGCTCTGGCCGAGATCCGGTTTCTGGGCGATGATCGATGTGAGTTGTCTGCCTGGGTGTCGGCGGCGGCTCCAGGGATCGAGAATCCAACGCCGATCCTGCTATGCCACGGTGGCGGACCCGATCACGCAATGTTCCTGCCCCTGATCGAGACAATCCCGGACGAATATGCGGTAATACTTCCCGATGTGCGCGGCTATGGCCGATCGCGATGTCGCGACACGGCGCGCCACACTTGGGCCCAATATGTATCCGATGCAGTCGCGTTGCTTGACGCCCTTGGTTTCTCGCGCGCCATCATCGGAGGCGCCGGACTTGGATCGACGATAGCACTCCGCTTCGCGGTGGATCTTCCGACCTATGTTCTGGCTGTCATCGCGATCGGGATCGAGGATATCGAGGACGATAAGGCAAAGGAGGCTGAAATCCGGATGATGGAGGCGTTCGCCTTGCGAGTACAGCGTGACGGCATTCTGGCCGGATGGGAGCCCCTCTTGCCGCATCTATCTCCGATCATCGGCGCGATGGTTTGCGAGGCGATCCCGCGTTCCGATGCGGAGAGCATTGCCGCGGCTGCGGCGATCGGTCGCGACCGATCCTTTAAAGATCCCGAAGAGCTTGCCGTCATTTCCGTTCCGGTCATCTTGTTCGCGGGTGACGACGCGAGACACCCGCAGTCGCTGGCCGAAGAGCTTGCGAGCATCATTCCCCGTGGCCGATTGGCGGCGGCTTCGCTGTCATCGAACGTGAAAACAAGCCGCGATTTCGGTCGGTTCATCGCGCCCGCTCTTCTCGACTTTATTGCCGAAGTTCGAGCCGCACCCACAGGATGATCGCAGCCTCTACGATCTGACCGACGGATAACCGCCGAAGCAGGCCCATCCAGCCGGACCTGGCGCGCACCCGATTGCGATAGCAGCAAGCGGTCTCGGCCGGCACCTGCGTCGGTGGTGCGATGTCCCGCCGCGAAGCGCGGCCCCCTTCGGCGGCCGCAGAGGGAGAGGAGAGAGGGGCCAGGTGACGGGTTGAAACCGGGAGAGAGTCTTCCGGACCCGTCGCGGAGACACGCCATGACACTTCTACCCAGCACCCTCGCCCGCGATTCGTCCCCGGGCTACAAGGTCGATATCTCGCGAGGCCGGCGCATCGGCCGCGTCTCGTCCGAATGGTTCTCCCGGCCCGACGACGAGCGCTACCTGTCGCTCTCCGACCTTTATGATGCAGTGCGCGCGCGGGCCGAGACCGCGACTGCGCGGACTGTCGAAACCCGCGCCATTCGCGTCATCGCCGCGCCCGACGAACCCGAGCGACTGAGCCTGCTCCTTCCCGACCGCGAAGCGCCGGTTGCACCCACGCACTGGTCTTTCGGGCAAATGTGCAGTCTCGTCGGGGCGCCGTCGGCCTATCTGCGCCAGCTTCCCGCCGCATTGGCGGGCATCAACATGCAGCACGGTCTGCTCGCGCATCGCGGGGAATTGGTGAAGACGCTCGAGACCGGCGACGGGCGCACCGAGCTGCGTGCCGTGACCGGCCCCGATTATGGCCGCATCTGGGATCATGAGCTTGTCGCCGCGGTCATGAAGATCGCGGGCAATGGCACTGGCGACACGCGGTGGAAGGTGCCGGGGCTCCTCGACTGGTCGACGATGCGCCACAATCCCTTCGTCGAGGTCATGAAAGATACGACGACGCTCTACGCCAGCGACCGCGACGTCTTCCTCTTCCTTGTCGACGACGCCAATCCGATCGAGGCCGGTCGTCTGCCCGACGGCGATCCCGACCTCTTCTTCCGCGGCTTCTACTGCTGGAACAGCGAGGTCGGGTCGAAAGCCCTCGGCATGGCGACCTTCTATCTTCGCGCCGTCTGCATGAACCGGAACATCTGGGGCGCCGAGGGCTTCGAAGAGATCAGCATCCGGCACAGCAAGTTCGCGGCCGGTCGCTTCGCGCAGGAAGCGGCGCCCGCGCTCGAACGCTTCGCCTCTTCCTCGCCGGTCTCCTTTATGAACGGCATCAAGGCCGCTCGGGCCGCGATCGTCGCGCGCGACGATGACGATCGGCAGACCTTCCTGCGCAAACGCGGCTTCTCGAAGGGCGAGAGCGAGCGGATCATCCGCAGCGTGCTGCAGGAAGAGGGGCACCCGCCCGCATCGATCTTCGACTTCGTGCAGGGGATCACCGCGCTGGCCCGCGAGCGTCCGCATCAGGATGGACGGCTCGAGCTGGAAGCCAAGGGTGCCAAGCTTCTGGCCTCGGTCCACTGAGCAAATCTCGCGTTCGCCGGCGGCGTGGTCCTTTCCCTTCAGAGGGAGAGGGCTGCGCCGGAGCCATGACGGGCTGAGAGCCGGGAGAGAGTCTCGCGGCGGCCTGTCATGGAGAAGCATCATGACGAAACAGGCAAAAATCACCCTCAGCGGCGCGCGGGAAATTCCCTTCAGCGCGCTCGTGCTGAGCCAGGCCAATGTGCGGCGCGTGAAGGCCGGGGTGTCGATCGACAGCCTTGCCGCGGACATCGCGCGGCGCGGCCTCCTCCAGAGCCTGACTGTTCGCGCCCAGCGCGACGAGGCGGGCCAGGAAACCGGTCGCTTCGAAGTCCCGGCCGGCGGTCGCCGCTTCCGCGCGCTCCAGATGCTGGTGAAACAGCGGCGCCTGGCGAAGACCGAGCCCGTGCCCTGCATCGTCCGCGAGGATGATGCCGTGTCGGCCGAAGAGGATTCGCTCGCCGAAAATGTCCATCGCGAACCGCTGCATCCGCTCGACCAGTTCCGGTCGATGCAGAAGCTCGTCGAACAGGGCACCGACATCGAAACGATCGCGGCGACCTTCATGGTCACGCCCGCGGTCGTGAAACAGCGCCTCAAGCTCGCCGAGGTCTCGCCCAAGCTCCACGACATCTACGCCGATGACGGCATGACGCTCGAACAGCTGATGTCCTTTTCGGTGTCGAGCGATCACGCGCGGCAGGAACAGGTCTGGGATATGCTCGCCTCGAGCCACACCCAGCAGCCCTGGTATATCCGCGCGCGGCTGACCGAGGACAAGGTTCGGGCATCGGACAAGCGCGTCCAGTTCGTCACCCTCGACGCCTATCGCGAGGCAGGCGGACATATTCTTCGCGATCTCTTCGAAAGCGATGACGGCGGCTGGCTCGAGGACGTCGCGCTGCTCGACCGGCTGCAGGCCGAGAAGTTCGAAGCCGAGGTTGCGCGTGTCGCGGCGGAAGGCTGGAAGTGGATCGAGACGGCGGTCGACTTCCCCTATGGCCACACCTTCGGCCACCGCCCGCTCGATGGCGTGGCGGCCGAGACGAGCGCCGACGATGAGGCGCGGATCGAAGCGCTGCGCGAGGAAGCCGACCGGCTCGAAGACGAATGGGCGGGCGCCGAGGACATCCCCGATGAAATCAGTGCCCGGATCGATGCGATCGACGAGGAGATCGCGCCGCTCGTCTCGAAGCCGCTGATCTACGACCCGGAGGAAGTGGCGATCGCCGGCACCTTCGTGAGCATCGATGTCGACGGGTCGCTGCATATCGAACGCGGCTTCGTTCGTCCCGAGGACGAGCCGCAAGAGCCCGTTGACGAGGAAGCTGCGGGCGGCGAGGAAGCGGCCGGCGGCGTGATCGGCGACGAAATGCAGGAAGATGCGGTCGGCGCGACATCTCCGGAAGAAGGCGGCACCGGCGAGGGCGAAGATCCGGATGATCTCGTCCGCCCGCTTCCGGACAAGCTCGTGACCGACCTCACCGCGCACCGCACCCTTGCGCTGCGCGACGCGCTGGCCGCAAGCCCGCTGGTGGCGTTTGCGGCGATGCTCCACGCCATCGTTCTCGAATGCTTCTACACCTATGCCTCCTCGGCGAGTTGCGTCGGCATCGCGCTGCGCAATCATTCGATGGTCGGCTATGATGCGGGGCTCAACGATACGCCGTCCGCGCGGGCCATTCGCGAACGGCACGAAGGCTGGTCCGAGCGGCTGCCCGATGCGACCGCCGATCTGTGGGACGTGCTTGCCGGTCTCGACGCTGATGACCAGGCAGCACTGTTCGCGCACTGCGTCTCCTTCGGCGTCAATGCGGTGTGGGAGCCGGCGACCCGCTATAATGAAGGCCGGGTGTCGGCCCGCGCGGTGGCGAGCCGGATCGACCATTCGCACATCCTCGCGCGGGCGTCGGGCCTCGACATGGTCCAGGCGGGCTGGGTTGCTACCACGGCCAATTACCTCGGACGGGTGACCAAGCCGGGGATCCTCGATGCCGTCGAAGAGGCTTGCGGGGCCGAAGCGGCGGCGCGGATTGCGGGACTGAAGAAGCCCGAGATGGCGAGCGCCGCCGAGGACCTGCTCAAAGGCACCGGCTGGCTTGCACATCCGCTGCGCACGCCCGTCATCGACGAGCCCGACGGTGATGGGGAGCTGGCTGCGGCCAATGACGATGGCCCTGCAATCGAAGCGGGCCATGACGAGCTGGGCGACGACGACATCGAAGCGATTGCCGCCGAATAACGCCACCGACTATCATTCGGGGAGTTCGGCGCTGTGCCGGGCTCCCCATTTTTTCGCTGGCCCTTGAAATCAGGACGCTCCGCGCGAACATCGGAGGTGTCCGGCAGGGGCTGCCAGACCGCCGCATGCCTTCCTGACCCGCTCCACCGGGCGGGATCGCGCGCAGCCTGTCTTGTGAAGGAGGCCCCCATGTCGAGTCCTGCAGCCGAGGTCGCGCGACGCCTCGCCGACGATGCCGAGGCGGTTTGCCGCCGATATCTCTCCCATGGACGCCGCGAGGGACATTATTGGATGGTCGGTGACGTCCGTAATTCGCCGGGCCGCAGCCTTTACGTTCGCCTTTCTGGCACCGCCGACGGTCTTCGGTCCGCTGGCAAATGGACCGATGCCGCCAGCGGCGATCATGGCGATCTTCTCGATGTCATCGCCGCGAGCTGCGGCCATACATCCTTCCGCGACACGCTCGACGAGGCGCGCCGCTTTCTGAGCCTGCCTGCCGTCATGCCCGGCGACCGAAATCCGGCTCCGCGTAAAGCACCGCGCGGCACCCCCGAGGCCGCCCGCAGGCTATGGGCCGGATCGAAGCCGCTCAGCGGCACCCTTGCCCGCGCCTATCTGTCTGCCCGCGCGATCGGCGACCTTCGCGATGCCGAATGGCTTCGTTTCCATCCCCATTGCTTCTATCATCCATCCGAGGACGACGCCCCCGATGTCCGCCGGGCATGGCCCGCCCTGATCGCGGCGATCACTGACGAGGCGGGCAATGTCACCGGAGTCCATCGCACCTGGCTCGACTCGGCCGCCTGCGACAAGGCGCCGGTTGCCTATCCGCGGCGCGCCATGGGCCAATTGCTCGGTCATGGCGTTCGGTTCGGCACGTCGGCTGCGGTCATGGCGGCGGGCGAAGGCATCGAAACCATCCTGTCTTTGCGTCAGATCACACCAGCCCTGCCGATGATCGCCGCCCTTTCGGCGGCCCATCTGGGAGCGTTGACCTTCCCGCGCGGACTGCAGCGACTGTATGTCGCGCGTGACGACGACCCGGCGGGTGCGGCCGCCTTCGGGACGCTTTGCGACCGAGCCCGGCCGCTCGGCATCGAGGTCATCGCGCTCGAAGCGGATCGCGGCGACTTCAATGCCGATCTCATGACACTCGGCCGACAGCGAATGATCGGCTCGCTTCGATCCCAGCTCCGGACTGCGGATCGTTCACTCCTGCTCTGACGCCTCAGCATCGGCCGGAAGGAGGGCGGGCGAGGGATGGACCGGTGCTGATGCAGCACCACGGGGTGGCCGCGCTCCGGCCTTCGCAAGAGGGCGACTGCGGCGAACCGTACCGGGCCCGCAATGGCGGGCGGGCGGCTATTTTCCGCCGGGGCGCGCGGCGCCCCTTTGCATCGCGAAACAAAATAGCCTTCGCCCGCCATCCTCCGCCTTCGGCTTCGGCCGCGGCCGGGGCCGCGGTGCAGTTCGGTACGGCGCGCCGCGAGGGGTCGCCGCGAAGGCCGCGCGAGCGCGGCAAAACCCGACTGGAGACGATCATGTTGAGCCCCACCGAACCCGCCGACGATCCTGCCGAAGCCGGCGCCACCCATCTCCTCCTTCAGGAGATGCAACTCTTCGGACATCGCCCCTTCGAAGACGAACCCGACCCGCGCCCGCTGCCCGATGCCCGCCTGGCGGCCGGCGCTGTCGCCGACATATTCGATGCCCTTGTCGGCTGTCTCGACGATACGCGGATCGAGCCCGATCTCGAAGAGCTCCTCTGGAACGTCGTCAACCTCTTCCACCGCGCGGGGGAGCGGGTCGAACGCAGCCTCGACGACAATGAACAGGCGCAACGCCGAGCCCAGCGCGAACAGGACGGGAGCGAGATCCGGTCGGTCGAGCTCGAACGCCTCGTGCAGCAGGGGATCAGCCTGATCGAACGGCGCGATGCGATGGAATTCTTCCGCGAAAGCGCCGCCGAACAATTTCGGACCCACTGCCGCAAGGCCTGGTCACCGCGCACCGGATCGCGCGCGCATCACCGGTCGATGACCGCGGCGATGATCGACAGCCGTGACTTTCTCGACGCGCGGTTGCGCCAGAAAGCGGCTGCACTTCTTCCCGAGGGCACGCGCATCCTGTTCACCGGCGGCGCTGATGTCGACGATCATAGGGCGATCTGGGATGCTCTCGATCGCGCACGCGACCGCCATCCCGATATGATCCTGCTCCATGGGGCAACGCCGACGGGGGCCGAACGCATCGCCGCCTGCTGGGCCGAAACCCGCAAGGTGACGCAGGTGGCCTTCCGTCCCGACTGGAGCCGGCATGGCAAGTCCGCGCCGTTCAAGCGCAACGACCGGATGCTCGAAGCACTGCCGGTCGGGGTCATCATCTTCCCCGGCACCGGCATCCAGGACAATCTCGCCGACAAGGCTGCGAAGATCGGCCTTCCGGTCTGGGATTTTCGCAAGCGGGGCCGATGACAGCCGTCGGGCATTCGGACGCTTTCGGCAAAATGGCCCCAATCTGGTTCTATCTCCCGAATATAATTGAAATATATTCGTAACATCCGCAAATTTACATCATTGTAGATCGCTATGACCAGCGGCGATCACCCGTCGCCGGCGGGACGGCCCATTGAGAGGGCACCGCTCGCAGGCCATGACGAGGAGCAGGGACGGTCGGCCGACTTGGCGACGACTGCCGTCCGCTGCCATGGGTCGCAATGCCGACGATGGACGCTGCGCATGCTTTTGCGCTCGACGTCACGCGGGTGAAGGATGCGGCGGGTCTGGCCGATCTGCTGGCGGAGGCCTGCGCGCGCATGGGCTGTTCCTGGTTCGCGCTGAGCCACCATGTCGATTTCCTCGCGGCTCCCGACAGGGGTGTTCGCGTCCACAACTATCCCGAGGATTGGGCCCGCTGGTTTGACGAGCGCGGCCTAGGGCTTACCGATCCGGTGCATCGCGCCAGTCACCGCAGTCTCGAGGGTTTCTTCTGGCGCAACATGAAGCCGCTTTCGGGCGAACGCCCCGAGGACGAACTGGTTCTCAGTGAGGCGCAGCGGCACGGAATAGGAGACGGGCTTACCATACCGGCGCATATTCCTGGCGAGGCGCATGGTTCGGTGTCCTTCGCCTGGACGCCGGGGATCGCCGCGAATGATATGGCGCTCCTC
This DNA window, taken from Sphingopyxis sp. PAMC25046, encodes the following:
- the hutC gene encoding histidine utilization repressor encodes the protein MPRYVAIKQSICDAVRDGRLNPGDRVPSEAELVQQFDVSRMTANRALRELQAAGVVVRRAGSGSFIAEPKPIGQMIEIRNIAEEIRERGHAYRARVIQNREERANVETAPLLEVSVGTKLFHSIIVHHEAEFPIQIEERFVLASIAPDYGTLDFTRMTPNEYLTRIAPLERVEHRVCSTMPDERMRGMLGLSDGEPVLQMTRRTWSRSRLVSHAWLTHPGTRFELSAAFSIDD
- a CDS encoding helix-turn-helix transcriptional regulator, whose translation is MNSLSDKNAPSVSIEVERATFHARSIGEWHRHPVVQLIYPSRGVMILHTREGQWVVPPQQGVWLPADHEHRVETSGGFEMYSIYCFGSILRRLPKEAGLTSVSPLMREIIFAAAGTGAGARQRHLAFLFADEMALKISPALTIPSVTAPRIAQIAAALDRNPGDRRSLEAWSEQLHISSRSLARLFQRDTGTGFTAFRNQIRLKAALLRLAQGEAVTSIALELGFGTASNFIRSFRELTGVTPARYFPDRKRNRDN
- a CDS encoding methyltransferase domain-containing protein, with the translated sequence MMIQSTKRSSAARPHGEYKRQLLDEIVALKPATLLDVGCGTGDLLVAAREAGIARTVGIEPETQACVRARSRGLDVISCRAEALPFEDRSFDVVTLDYVAHHTENLPRALREASRVARCAVLILDCWFDDTLASQRVARRYDNWLKRRDRKSGYVHNACPTAIELISMFAAEEFSIDYFCRLILSPLDVAEVERSARGLLENDDDPIGRLELEGILDDARRDGISDDGCIVARFLRDGEAADTA
- a CDS encoding alpha/beta hydrolase, yielding MMAASSLAFFATAKLQTPPRPENEGEAIMSRQAALAEIRFLGDDRCELSAWVSAAAPGIENPTPILLCHGGGPDHAMFLPLIETIPDEYAVILPDVRGYGRSRCRDTARHTWAQYVSDAVALLDALGFSRAIIGGAGLGSTIALRFAVDLPTYVLAVIAIGIEDIEDDKAKEAEIRMMEAFALRVQRDGILAGWEPLLPHLSPIIGAMVCEAIPRSDAESIAAAAAIGRDRSFKDPEELAVISVPVILFAGDDARHPQSLAEELASIIPRGRLAAASLSSNVKTSRDFGRFIAPALLDFIAEVRAAPTG
- a CDS encoding DUF932 domain-containing protein, which codes for MTLLPSTLARDSSPGYKVDISRGRRIGRVSSEWFSRPDDERYLSLSDLYDAVRARAETATARTVETRAIRVIAAPDEPERLSLLLPDREAPVAPTHWSFGQMCSLVGAPSAYLRQLPAALAGINMQHGLLAHRGELVKTLETGDGRTELRAVTGPDYGRIWDHELVAAVMKIAGNGTGDTRWKVPGLLDWSTMRHNPFVEVMKDTTTLYASDRDVFLFLVDDANPIEAGRLPDGDPDLFFRGFYCWNSEVGSKALGMATFYLRAVCMNRNIWGAEGFEEISIRHSKFAAGRFAQEAAPALERFASSSPVSFMNGIKAARAAIVARDDDDRQTFLRKRGFSKGESERIIRSVLQEEGHPPASIFDFVQGITALARERPHQDGRLELEAKGAKLLASVH
- a CDS encoding ParB/RepB/Spo0J family partition protein, which translates into the protein MTKQAKITLSGAREIPFSALVLSQANVRRVKAGVSIDSLAADIARRGLLQSLTVRAQRDEAGQETGRFEVPAGGRRFRALQMLVKQRRLAKTEPVPCIVREDDAVSAEEDSLAENVHREPLHPLDQFRSMQKLVEQGTDIETIAATFMVTPAVVKQRLKLAEVSPKLHDIYADDGMTLEQLMSFSVSSDHARQEQVWDMLASSHTQQPWYIRARLTEDKVRASDKRVQFVTLDAYREAGGHILRDLFESDDGGWLEDVALLDRLQAEKFEAEVARVAAEGWKWIETAVDFPYGHTFGHRPLDGVAAETSADDEARIEALREEADRLEDEWAGAEDIPDEISARIDAIDEEIAPLVSKPLIYDPEEVAIAGTFVSIDVDGSLHIERGFVRPEDEPQEPVDEEAAGGEEAAGGVIGDEMQEDAVGATSPEEGGTGEGEDPDDLVRPLPDKLVTDLTAHRTLALRDALAASPLVAFAAMLHAIVLECFYTYASSASCVGIALRNHSMVGYDAGLNDTPSARAIRERHEGWSERLPDATADLWDVLAGLDADDQAALFAHCVSFGVNAVWEPATRYNEGRVSARAVASRIDHSHILARASGLDMVQAGWVATTANYLGRVTKPGILDAVEEACGAEAAARIAGLKKPEMASAAEDLLKGTGWLAHPLRTPVIDEPDGDGELAAANDDGPAIEAGHDELGDDDIEAIAAE
- a CDS encoding toprim domain-containing protein, whose translation is MSSPAAEVARRLADDAEAVCRRYLSHGRREGHYWMVGDVRNSPGRSLYVRLSGTADGLRSAGKWTDAASGDHGDLLDVIAASCGHTSFRDTLDEARRFLSLPAVMPGDRNPAPRKAPRGTPEAARRLWAGSKPLSGTLARAYLSARAIGDLRDAEWLRFHPHCFYHPSEDDAPDVRRAWPALIAAITDEAGNVTGVHRTWLDSAACDKAPVAYPRRAMGQLLGHGVRFGTSAAVMAAGEGIETILSLRQITPALPMIAALSAAHLGALTFPRGLQRLYVARDDDPAGAAAFGTLCDRARPLGIEVIALEADRGDFNADLMTLGRQRMIGSLRSQLRTADRSLLL
- a CDS encoding DUF2493 domain-containing protein, whose protein sequence is MLSPTEPADDPAEAGATHLLLQEMQLFGHRPFEDEPDPRPLPDARLAAGAVADIFDALVGCLDDTRIEPDLEELLWNVVNLFHRAGERVERSLDDNEQAQRRAQREQDGSEIRSVELERLVQQGISLIERRDAMEFFRESAAEQFRTHCRKAWSPRTGSRAHHRSMTAAMIDSRDFLDARLRQKAAALLPEGTRILFTGGADVDDHRAIWDALDRARDRHPDMILLHGATPTGAERIAACWAETRKVTQVAFRPDWSRHGKSAPFKRNDRMLEALPVGVIIFPGTGIQDNLADKAAKIGLPVWDFRKRGR
- a CDS encoding LuxR family transcriptional regulator — encoded protein: MPTMDAAHAFALDVTRVKDAAGLADLLAEACARMGCSWFALSHHVDFLAAPDRGVRVHNYPEDWARWFDERGLGLTDPVHRASHRSLEGFFWRNMKPLSGERPEDELVLSEAQRHGIGDGLTIPAHIPGEAHGSVSFAWTPGIAANDMALLFARMIGGPAFEAARLLANPELAQVGPRLTDRQRECLILSAKGNSAPKVGRILDLSPDTVREHLRNARQRYDANGGITLTVRALYAGDLSYEDIAKR